One stretch of Camelus bactrianus isolate YW-2024 breed Bactrian camel chromosome 19, ASM4877302v1, whole genome shotgun sequence DNA includes these proteins:
- the BMP2 gene encoding bone morphogenetic protein 2 produces the protein MVAGTRCLLALLLPQVLLGGAAGLIPELGRRKFAASAGPSSSQPSDDVLSEFELRLLSMFGLKQRPTPSRDAVVPPYMLDLYRRHSGQPGALAPDHRLERAASLANTVRSFHHEESLEELPEASGKTTRRFFFNLTSIPTEEFVTSAELQVFREQMQETLENNSSFHHRINIYEILKPATASSKFPVTRLLDTRLVTPNASRWESFDVTPAVMRWTSQGLANHGFVVEVAHPEEGHGASRRHVRISRSLHPDEHSWSQIRPLLVTFGHDGKGHPLHKREKRQAKHKQRKRLKSSCKRHPLYVDFSDVGWNDWIVAPPGYHAFYCHGECPFPLADHLNSTNHAIVQTLVNSVNSKIPKACCVPTELSAISMLYLDENEKVVLKNYQDMVVEGCGCR, from the exons ATGGTGGCCGGGACCCGCTGTCTTCTAGCGTTGCTGCTTCCCCAGGTCCTCCTGGGCGGCGCGGCCGGCCTCATTCCCGAGCTGGGCCGGAGGAAGTTCGcggcgtctgctggcccctcctcGTCCCAGCCGTCAGACGACGTTCTGAGTGAGTTCGAGTTGCGGCTGCTCAGCATGTTCGGCCTAAAGCAGAGACCCACCCCCAGCAGGGACGCCGTAGTGCCCCCCTACATGCTGGACCTGTACCGCCGGCACTCGGGCCAGCCGGGCGCGCTCGCCCCGGACCACCGGCTGGAGAGGGCCGCCAGCCTCGCCAACACCGTGCGCAGCTTCCACCACGAAG AATCTTTGGAAGAACTACCAGAAGCGAGTGGAAAAACAACCCGGCGATTCTTCTTTAATTTGACTTCTATCCCCACTGAAGAGTTTGTCACCTCGGCAGAACTTCAAGTCTTTCGGGAACAGATGCAGGAAACTTTGGAAAACAATAGCAGTTTCCATCATCgaattaatatttatgaaattctGAAACCTGCGACAGCCAGCTCGAAGTTCCCGGTGACCAGACTCTTGGACACCAGGCTGGTGACCCCGAACGCCAGCAGGTGGGAGAGTTTTGACGTCACCCCCGCGGTGATGAGGTGGACCTCGCAGGGGCTGGCCAACCACGGCTTTGTCGTGGAAGTGGCCCACCCGGAGGAGGGCCACGGGGCCTCCAGGAGGCATGTTCGGATTAGCAGGTCTTTGCACCCAGATGAGCACAGCTGGTCACAGATCAGGCCCCTGCTAGTAACTTTCGGCCACGATGGGAAGGGACACCCCCTCCACAAGAGAGAAAAGCGCCAAGCGAAGCACAAACAGCGGAAACGCCTTAAGTCCAGCTGTAAGAGACACCCTTTGTACGTGGACTTTAGTGACGTGGGCTGGAATGACTGGATCGTGGCCCCCCCGGGGTATCATGCCTTTTACTGCCACGGAGAGTGTCCCTTTCCCCTGGCCGATCACCTGAACTCCACTAACCATGCCATCGTCCAGACGTTGGTCAACTCAGTGAACTCTAAGATTCCCAAGGCATGCTGTGTCCCCACGGAACTCAGCGCCATCTCCATGCTGTACCTTGATGAAAATGAAAAGGTGGTATTAAAGAACTATCAGGACATGGTTGTGGAGGGTTGTGGGTGTCGTTAG